Proteins encoded by one window of Panicum virgatum strain AP13 chromosome 7N, P.virgatum_v5, whole genome shotgun sequence:
- the LOC120680616 gene encoding protein SELF-PRUNING-like yields the protein MSRVLEPLVMGKVIGEVIDNFNPTVKMTVTYSSNKQVFNGHEFFPSAVVSKPRVEVGDDMRSFFTLVMTDPDVPGPSDPYLREHLHWIVTDIPGTTDASFGRELVTYESPKPYIGIHRFAFVLFKQKSRQQGVRAPSSRDYFSTRRFAADNDLGLPVAAVYFNAQRETAARRR from the exons ATGTCTAGGGTGCTGGAGCCTCTCGTCATGGGCAAGGTGATCGGGGAGGTCATCGACAACTTCAACCCCACGGTGAAGATGACGGTGACGTACAGCTCCAACAAGCAGGTGTTCAACGGGCATGAGTTCTTCCCCTCGGCGGTCGTGTCCAAGCCTCGTGTCGAGGTCGGCGACGACATGAGGTCCTTCTTCACACTG GTCATGACTGACCCGGATGTGCCAGGGCCTAGTGATCCATACCTGAGAGAGCATCTCCACTG GATCGTCACTGATATTCCTGGAACAACTGATGCTTCTTTCG GAAGGGAGTTGGTGACGTACGAGAGCCCCAAGCCCTACATCGGCATCCACAGGTTTGCCTTCGTGCTGTTCAAGCAGAAGAGCCGCCAGCAGGGGGTGCGCGCGCCCTCCTCCAGGGACTACTTCAGCACCCGCCGCTTCGCCGCCGACAACGACCTCGgcctccccgtcgccgccgtctaCTTCAACGCGCAGCGGGagaccgccgcgcgccgccgctga